The following are encoded in a window of Manihot esculenta cultivar AM560-2 chromosome 8, M.esculenta_v8, whole genome shotgun sequence genomic DNA:
- the LOC110621764 gene encoding membrane-bound O-acyltransferase gup1 isoform X1: MKKEWKRRELTILVLYLLAFYTFIILRSLQLSHDHQAKLYGLRPGWLLPPRLNDVSDAQWRNFRGNLPILTVVFGIFAALANFLRAFLCLKAKGMSIVWLFISLVYLSYLHGACTVFILAIASVNFLLVKIFARTPYFSFVLWIFNIFFLLCNRVYEGYSFSTFGQRWAYLDNFRGTFRWHICFNFVVLRMISFGYDYHWANLDTHFDQKRHLQRCDTCKSGKTCYQFLQERSGSNDNLSFIIYISYLVYAPLYIAGPIISFNAYVSQLDMPQNNYAARDVSLYGLRWIFSFLLLELLTHVFHYNAFAISGLWKLLSPVDIFIIGYGVLNFMWLKFYLIWRYFRFWSLICGIEAPENMSKCINNCYNLENFWKNWHASFNKWLVRYMYIPLGGTNRKLLNIWVIFTFVAVWHDLEWKLLSWAWLTCLFFIPEMVVKSAAKRLQAESTFGEFLFREFSALAGAVTITCLMVANLVGYVIGPSGINWLISQFLTREGLPILGGMFLTFYAGTKLMFHIDDAKKKQH, from the exons ATGAAGAAGGAATGGAAGCGAAGAGAACTGACCATTTTGGTGCTCTATCTCCTTGCATTCTACACTTTCATCATCCTTCGATCGCTTCAGCTTTCTCACG ATCATCAAGCAAAGCTTTATGGTTTACGCCCTGGATGGCTTCTTCCTCCTCGTCTCAAT GATGTCTCTGATGCTCAATGGAGAAACTTTCGCGGAAACTTACCAATCCTTACTGTTGTTTTTGGAATTTTTGCTGCATTGGCCAATTTCTTAAGGGCTTTCCTGTGCTTAAAAGCAAAGGGGATGTCCATTGTTTGGCTTTTCATTTCCTTGGTCTACTTATCATATCTTCATGGAGCTTG CACTGTATTTATACTGGCCATAGCCTCAGTCAACTTTCTTCTAGTGAAG ATATTTGCGCGAACCCCATACTTCTCTTTCGTACTTTGGATTTTCAACATATTTTTTCTTCTATGTAATCGTGTTTATGAAGGATATTCATTCTCCACTTTTGG TCAAAGGTGGGCTTATTTGGACAATTTTCGAGGCACCTTTAGGTGGCACATTTGCTTTAACTTTG TTGTTTTGCGCATGATAAGCTTCGGATATGATTACCATTGGGCAAATCTAGATACTCATTTTGATCAAAAG AGGCACCTGCAACGTTGTGATACCTGTAAGTCTGGAAAAACATGCTACCAATTTCTACAG GAGAGAAGTGGCTCAAATGATAATTTGTCCTTCATCATATACATTTCTTATTTGGTATATGCTCCACTTTATATTGCTGGGCCAATTATAAGCTTCAATGCCTATGTCTCACAG TTAGATATGCCTCAGAATAATTATGCAGCCCGAGATGTGTCTTTGTATGGGTTACGCTGGATATTCAGCTTCCTTCTACTAGAACTTTTGACACATGTATTTCACTATAATGCTTTTGCAATCAG TGGCCTGTGGAAATTGTTATCGCCTGTAGACATATTCATCATAGGATATGGG GTCTTGAATTTCATGTGGCTAAAGTTCTACCTCATTTGGCGCTACTTCCGTTTCTGGTCCCTG ATTTGTGGCATTGAGGCGCCAGAGAACATGTCAAAATGCATTAATAATTGCTACAACTTGGAGAATTTTTGGAAAAATTGGCATGCTTCATTCAATAAATGGCTTGTGAG GTACATGTATATTCCTCTTGGAGGTACGAATAGAAAATTACTCAATATATGGGTTATTTTCACATTTGTTGCTGTCTGGCATGATCTGGAATG GAAACTCCTTTCGTGGGCATGGTTGACATGTTTATTCTTTATTCCAGAAATGGTGGTGAAATCAGCGGCAAAAAGATTACAG GCAGAAAGTACTTTTGGAGAGTTTCTTTTCCGAGAATTTAGTGCGCTTGCTGGTGCTGTCACTATCACTTGTCTAATG GTTGCAAATCTTGTTGGCTATGTTATTGGGCCCTCGGGCATTAATTGGTTGATTTCACAATTTCTTACAAGAGAAG GATTGCCTATATTGGGTGGCATGTTTCTTACATTTTATGCTGGGACAAAG CTTATGTTCCACATTGATGATGCCAAGAAGAAGCAGCACTAA
- the LOC110621764 gene encoding membrane-bound O-acyltransferase gup1 isoform X2 — MSIVWLFISLVYLSYLHGACTVFILAIASVNFLLVKIFARTPYFSFVLWIFNIFFLLCNRVYEGYSFSTFGQRWAYLDNFRGTFRWHICFNFVVLRMISFGYDYHWANLDTHFDQKRHLQRCDTCKSGKTCYQFLQERSGSNDNLSFIIYISYLVYAPLYIAGPIISFNAYVSQLDMPQNNYAARDVSLYGLRWIFSFLLLELLTHVFHYNAFAISGLWKLLSPVDIFIIGYGVLNFMWLKFYLIWRYFRFWSLICGIEAPENMSKCINNCYNLENFWKNWHASFNKWLVRYMYIPLGGTNRKLLNIWVIFTFVAVWHDLEWKLLSWAWLTCLFFIPEMVVKSAAKRLQAESTFGEFLFREFSALAGAVTITCLMVANLVGYVIGPSGINWLISQFLTREGLPILGGMFLTFYAGTKLMFHIDDAKKKQH, encoded by the exons ATGTCCATTGTTTGGCTTTTCATTTCCTTGGTCTACTTATCATATCTTCATGGAGCTTG CACTGTATTTATACTGGCCATAGCCTCAGTCAACTTTCTTCTAGTGAAG ATATTTGCGCGAACCCCATACTTCTCTTTCGTACTTTGGATTTTCAACATATTTTTTCTTCTATGTAATCGTGTTTATGAAGGATATTCATTCTCCACTTTTGG TCAAAGGTGGGCTTATTTGGACAATTTTCGAGGCACCTTTAGGTGGCACATTTGCTTTAACTTTG TTGTTTTGCGCATGATAAGCTTCGGATATGATTACCATTGGGCAAATCTAGATACTCATTTTGATCAAAAG AGGCACCTGCAACGTTGTGATACCTGTAAGTCTGGAAAAACATGCTACCAATTTCTACAG GAGAGAAGTGGCTCAAATGATAATTTGTCCTTCATCATATACATTTCTTATTTGGTATATGCTCCACTTTATATTGCTGGGCCAATTATAAGCTTCAATGCCTATGTCTCACAG TTAGATATGCCTCAGAATAATTATGCAGCCCGAGATGTGTCTTTGTATGGGTTACGCTGGATATTCAGCTTCCTTCTACTAGAACTTTTGACACATGTATTTCACTATAATGCTTTTGCAATCAG TGGCCTGTGGAAATTGTTATCGCCTGTAGACATATTCATCATAGGATATGGG GTCTTGAATTTCATGTGGCTAAAGTTCTACCTCATTTGGCGCTACTTCCGTTTCTGGTCCCTG ATTTGTGGCATTGAGGCGCCAGAGAACATGTCAAAATGCATTAATAATTGCTACAACTTGGAGAATTTTTGGAAAAATTGGCATGCTTCATTCAATAAATGGCTTGTGAG GTACATGTATATTCCTCTTGGAGGTACGAATAGAAAATTACTCAATATATGGGTTATTTTCACATTTGTTGCTGTCTGGCATGATCTGGAATG GAAACTCCTTTCGTGGGCATGGTTGACATGTTTATTCTTTATTCCAGAAATGGTGGTGAAATCAGCGGCAAAAAGATTACAG GCAGAAAGTACTTTTGGAGAGTTTCTTTTCCGAGAATTTAGTGCGCTTGCTGGTGCTGTCACTATCACTTGTCTAATG GTTGCAAATCTTGTTGGCTATGTTATTGGGCCCTCGGGCATTAATTGGTTGATTTCACAATTTCTTACAAGAGAAG GATTGCCTATATTGGGTGGCATGTTTCTTACATTTTATGCTGGGACAAAG CTTATGTTCCACATTGATGATGCCAAGAAGAAGCAGCACTAA
- the LOC110620217 gene encoding flap endonuclease 1 isoform X2: protein MGIKGLTKLLADNAPKAMKEQKFESYFGRKIAIDASMSIYQFLIVVGRIGTEMLTNEAGEVTSHLQGMFTRTIRLLEAGIKPLYVFDGQPPDLKKQELAKRYSRRADATADLAQAVEAGNKEDIEKFSKRTVKVTKQHNEDCKRLLKLMGVPVVEAPSEAEAECAALCKSGKVYAVASEDMDSLTFGAPKFLRHLMDPSSRKIPVMEFEVSKILEELNLSMDQFIDLCILSGCDYCDSIRGIGGQTALKLIRQHGSIENILENINKERYQIPEDWPYQEARHLFKEPIVLADEEEPELKWSSPDEEGLINFLVNENGFNSDRVTKAIEKIKAAKNKSSQGRLESFFKPVANSSIPIKRKETPDNNAKETSAKKSKAGGGKKKK from the exons ATGGGTATTAAG GGTTTAACGAAGCTATTGGCGGACAATGCCCCGAAAGCCATGAAAGAACAGAAATTTGAGAGCTACTTTGGACGCAAGATCGCCATTGATGCCAGCATGAGCATCTACCAGTTTCTT ATTGTGGTGGGAAGAATTGGGACTGAAATGCTAACTAATGAGGCTGGCGAAGTTACTAG TCATTTGCAAGGCATGTTTACTCGGACAATCAGGCTTCTCGAGGCTGGAATAAAGCCTCT TTACGTGTTTGATGGCCAGCCTCCAGACTTGAAAAAGCAAGAGCTTGCAAAGCG TTACTCAAGAAGGGCAGATGCTACTGCAGATTTGGCTCAAGCTGTGGAG GCTGGCAACAAGGAAGACATTGAGAAATTCAGTAAGCGGACAGTGAAG GTGACAAAGCAGCACAATGAAGACTGCAAAAGACTTTTAAAACTCATGGGAGTACCAGTAGTTGAg GCTCCTTCTGAAGCAGAAGCAGAGTGTGCTGCACTTTGCAAATCAGGGAAG GTTTATGCTGTTGCATCTGAGGACATGGATTCCTTAACTTTTGGAGCTCCTAAGTTTCTTCGCCATTTGATGGATCCCAGCTCAAGAAAAATCCCAGTTATGGAATTTGAAGTCTCAAAG ATTTTGGAGGAATTGAACCTTAGCATGGATCAATTCATTGACCTGTGCATCCTTTCTGGATGTGATTATTGTGATAGCATCCGAG GAATTGGCGGGCAGACTGCCTTGAAACTCATTCGTCAGCATGGTTCTATAGAGAACATATTGGAGAACATAAACAAAGAGAG GTATCAAATACCAGAGGATTGGCCATATCAAGAGGCTCGACATCTTTTTAAAGAACCAATTGTCCTTGCTGATGAAGAGGAGCCTGAGCTTAAGTGGAGTTCCCCAGATGAAGAG GGGCTGATTAATTTCCTGGTGAATGAAAATGGTTTCAATAGTGATCGGGTGACAAAG gcaatagaaaaaattaaagcAGCTAAGAACAAGTCATCACAGGGCCG ACTGGAATCATTCTTTAAGCCAGTTGCCAACTCATCTATACCTATTAAACGGAAG GAAACACCGGATAACAATGCTAAAGAAACTAGTGCCAAGAAGTCCAAGGCTGGAGGTGGTAAGAAGAAGAAATAG
- the LOC110620217 gene encoding flap endonuclease 1 isoform X3: MGIKGLTKLLADNAPKAMKEQKFESYFGRKIAIDASMSIYQFLIVVGRIGTEMLTNEAGEVTSHLQGMFTRTIRLLEAGIKPLYVFDGQPPDLKKQELAKRYSRRADATADLAQAVEAGNKEDIEKFSKRTVKVTKQHNEDCKRLLKLMGVPVVEVYAVASEDMDSLTFGAPKFLRHLMDPSSRKIPVMEFEVSKILEELNLSMDQFIDLCILSGCDYCDSIRGIGGQTALKLIRQHGSIENILENINKERFRYQIPEDWPYQEARHLFKEPIVLADEEEPELKWSSPDEEGLINFLVNENGFNSDRVTKAIEKIKAAKNKSSQGRLESFFKPVANSSIPIKRKETPDNNAKETSAKKSKAGGGKKKK, from the exons ATGGGTATTAAG GGTTTAACGAAGCTATTGGCGGACAATGCCCCGAAAGCCATGAAAGAACAGAAATTTGAGAGCTACTTTGGACGCAAGATCGCCATTGATGCCAGCATGAGCATCTACCAGTTTCTT ATTGTGGTGGGAAGAATTGGGACTGAAATGCTAACTAATGAGGCTGGCGAAGTTACTAG TCATTTGCAAGGCATGTTTACTCGGACAATCAGGCTTCTCGAGGCTGGAATAAAGCCTCT TTACGTGTTTGATGGCCAGCCTCCAGACTTGAAAAAGCAAGAGCTTGCAAAGCG TTACTCAAGAAGGGCAGATGCTACTGCAGATTTGGCTCAAGCTGTGGAG GCTGGCAACAAGGAAGACATTGAGAAATTCAGTAAGCGGACAGTGAAG GTGACAAAGCAGCACAATGAAGACTGCAAAAGACTTTTAAAACTCATGGGAGTACCAGTAGTTGAg GTTTATGCTGTTGCATCTGAGGACATGGATTCCTTAACTTTTGGAGCTCCTAAGTTTCTTCGCCATTTGATGGATCCCAGCTCAAGAAAAATCCCAGTTATGGAATTTGAAGTCTCAAAG ATTTTGGAGGAATTGAACCTTAGCATGGATCAATTCATTGACCTGTGCATCCTTTCTGGATGTGATTATTGTGATAGCATCCGAG GAATTGGCGGGCAGACTGCCTTGAAACTCATTCGTCAGCATGGTTCTATAGAGAACATATTGGAGAACATAAACAAAGAGAG GTTCAGGTATCAAATACCAGAGGATTGGCCATATCAAGAGGCTCGACATCTTTTTAAAGAACCAATTGTCCTTGCTGATGAAGAGGAGCCTGAGCTTAAGTGGAGTTCCCCAGATGAAGAG GGGCTGATTAATTTCCTGGTGAATGAAAATGGTTTCAATAGTGATCGGGTGACAAAG gcaatagaaaaaattaaagcAGCTAAGAACAAGTCATCACAGGGCCG ACTGGAATCATTCTTTAAGCCAGTTGCCAACTCATCTATACCTATTAAACGGAAG GAAACACCGGATAACAATGCTAAAGAAACTAGTGCCAAGAAGTCCAAGGCTGGAGGTGGTAAGAAGAAGAAATAG
- the LOC110620217 gene encoding flap endonuclease 1 isoform X1: MGIKGLTKLLADNAPKAMKEQKFESYFGRKIAIDASMSIYQFLIVVGRIGTEMLTNEAGEVTSHLQGMFTRTIRLLEAGIKPLYVFDGQPPDLKKQELAKRYSRRADATADLAQAVEAGNKEDIEKFSKRTVKVTKQHNEDCKRLLKLMGVPVVEAPSEAEAECAALCKSGKVYAVASEDMDSLTFGAPKFLRHLMDPSSRKIPVMEFEVSKILEELNLSMDQFIDLCILSGCDYCDSIRGIGGQTALKLIRQHGSIENILENINKERFRYQIPEDWPYQEARHLFKEPIVLADEEEPELKWSSPDEEGLINFLVNENGFNSDRVTKAIEKIKAAKNKSSQGRLESFFKPVANSSIPIKRKETPDNNAKETSAKKSKAGGGKKKK, translated from the exons ATGGGTATTAAG GGTTTAACGAAGCTATTGGCGGACAATGCCCCGAAAGCCATGAAAGAACAGAAATTTGAGAGCTACTTTGGACGCAAGATCGCCATTGATGCCAGCATGAGCATCTACCAGTTTCTT ATTGTGGTGGGAAGAATTGGGACTGAAATGCTAACTAATGAGGCTGGCGAAGTTACTAG TCATTTGCAAGGCATGTTTACTCGGACAATCAGGCTTCTCGAGGCTGGAATAAAGCCTCT TTACGTGTTTGATGGCCAGCCTCCAGACTTGAAAAAGCAAGAGCTTGCAAAGCG TTACTCAAGAAGGGCAGATGCTACTGCAGATTTGGCTCAAGCTGTGGAG GCTGGCAACAAGGAAGACATTGAGAAATTCAGTAAGCGGACAGTGAAG GTGACAAAGCAGCACAATGAAGACTGCAAAAGACTTTTAAAACTCATGGGAGTACCAGTAGTTGAg GCTCCTTCTGAAGCAGAAGCAGAGTGTGCTGCACTTTGCAAATCAGGGAAG GTTTATGCTGTTGCATCTGAGGACATGGATTCCTTAACTTTTGGAGCTCCTAAGTTTCTTCGCCATTTGATGGATCCCAGCTCAAGAAAAATCCCAGTTATGGAATTTGAAGTCTCAAAG ATTTTGGAGGAATTGAACCTTAGCATGGATCAATTCATTGACCTGTGCATCCTTTCTGGATGTGATTATTGTGATAGCATCCGAG GAATTGGCGGGCAGACTGCCTTGAAACTCATTCGTCAGCATGGTTCTATAGAGAACATATTGGAGAACATAAACAAAGAGAG GTTCAGGTATCAAATACCAGAGGATTGGCCATATCAAGAGGCTCGACATCTTTTTAAAGAACCAATTGTCCTTGCTGATGAAGAGGAGCCTGAGCTTAAGTGGAGTTCCCCAGATGAAGAG GGGCTGATTAATTTCCTGGTGAATGAAAATGGTTTCAATAGTGATCGGGTGACAAAG gcaatagaaaaaattaaagcAGCTAAGAACAAGTCATCACAGGGCCG ACTGGAATCATTCTTTAAGCCAGTTGCCAACTCATCTATACCTATTAAACGGAAG GAAACACCGGATAACAATGCTAAAGAAACTAGTGCCAAGAAGTCCAAGGCTGGAGGTGGTAAGAAGAAGAAATAG
- the LOC110620217 gene encoding flap endonuclease 1 isoform X4 — MGIKGLTKLLADNAPKAMKEQKFESYFGRKIAIDASMSIYQFLIVVGRIGTEMLTNEAGEVTSHLQGMFTRTIRLLEAGIKPLYVFDGQPPDLKKQELAKRYSRRADATADLAQAVEAGNKEDIEKFSKRTVKVTKQHNEDCKRLLKLMGVPVVEAPSEAEAECAALCKSGKVYAVASEDMDSLTFGAPKFLRHLMDPSSRKIPVMEFEVSKILEELNLSMDQFIDLCILSGCDYCDSIRGIGGQTALKLIRQHGSIENILENINKERYQIPEDWPYQEARHLFKEPIVLADEEEPELKWSSPDEEGLINFLVNENGFNSDRVTKAIEKIKAAKNKSSQGRLESFFKPVANSSIPIKRKESKCMLQSPKSAIKYEMFYFQVCNFSVPKVIGSLGLPIVYLGSKLSTPSRGVCFGA; from the exons ATGGGTATTAAG GGTTTAACGAAGCTATTGGCGGACAATGCCCCGAAAGCCATGAAAGAACAGAAATTTGAGAGCTACTTTGGACGCAAGATCGCCATTGATGCCAGCATGAGCATCTACCAGTTTCTT ATTGTGGTGGGAAGAATTGGGACTGAAATGCTAACTAATGAGGCTGGCGAAGTTACTAG TCATTTGCAAGGCATGTTTACTCGGACAATCAGGCTTCTCGAGGCTGGAATAAAGCCTCT TTACGTGTTTGATGGCCAGCCTCCAGACTTGAAAAAGCAAGAGCTTGCAAAGCG TTACTCAAGAAGGGCAGATGCTACTGCAGATTTGGCTCAAGCTGTGGAG GCTGGCAACAAGGAAGACATTGAGAAATTCAGTAAGCGGACAGTGAAG GTGACAAAGCAGCACAATGAAGACTGCAAAAGACTTTTAAAACTCATGGGAGTACCAGTAGTTGAg GCTCCTTCTGAAGCAGAAGCAGAGTGTGCTGCACTTTGCAAATCAGGGAAG GTTTATGCTGTTGCATCTGAGGACATGGATTCCTTAACTTTTGGAGCTCCTAAGTTTCTTCGCCATTTGATGGATCCCAGCTCAAGAAAAATCCCAGTTATGGAATTTGAAGTCTCAAAG ATTTTGGAGGAATTGAACCTTAGCATGGATCAATTCATTGACCTGTGCATCCTTTCTGGATGTGATTATTGTGATAGCATCCGAG GAATTGGCGGGCAGACTGCCTTGAAACTCATTCGTCAGCATGGTTCTATAGAGAACATATTGGAGAACATAAACAAAGAGAG GTATCAAATACCAGAGGATTGGCCATATCAAGAGGCTCGACATCTTTTTAAAGAACCAATTGTCCTTGCTGATGAAGAGGAGCCTGAGCTTAAGTGGAGTTCCCCAGATGAAGAG GGGCTGATTAATTTCCTGGTGAATGAAAATGGTTTCAATAGTGATCGGGTGACAAAG gcaatagaaaaaattaaagcAGCTAAGAACAAGTCATCACAGGGCCG ACTGGAATCATTCTTTAAGCCAGTTGCCAACTCATCTATACCTATTAAACGGAAG GAAAGTAAATGTATGCTTCAATCTCCTAAATCAGCAATCaagtatgaaatgttttattttcAAGTTTGTAATTTTTCTGTTCCCAAGGTCATTGGCAGCTTAGGTCTGCCAATTGTCTATCTGGGATCCAAGCTCTCCACACCATCCAGAGGCGTCTGCTTCGGTGCATGA